Part of the Calditrichota bacterium genome is shown below.
ATCCAACGCGACTGGATGAAATACAGCAGGTTCTTCGGAAGCGCATTCCCCGGCTATCTATGGTAGATCCCGAAGTGCTGCGTGATCACAGGCTGCTGCTTCAGATAAAAGACGAGCCCTTCGATCAACCTATTCTTGCAAAATTCGCCTCTGATGGCACGTTAAAGATGCTGTCATATCTTGTGCTGCTTTATGATCCTAAACCTCCTCAATTGATCGGACTTGAGGAGCCCGAGAATCAGTTGTATCCACGCTTAATGGATGATCTTGCAGAGGAATGCCGCAAGGCAACGGCAAGAACACAACTAATGATCACGTCGCATTCTCCCGAATTCGTTGATGGTCTGAAATTGCCGGAGATTTGGCTCCTTGAACGCGGTAGGGATGGATATACTACGGTCACACGCGCCGAAGATGTAATTGGCGCCAAGGAGCATATTGGGACGGGAGCCAAGCCGGGGCAACTTTGGCTGGAAGGGTTCCTTGGCGGAAATCTGCCCTCTTCGTAGTATCCAACCAACTATGCATATTCATTTCTTCGTCGAGGAAGGGTCGATGGAAGCCGCACTGCACAATCTTGTCCCCAAGATGATTCCGGCGAATGTCACCTTCTCAGTTTACAATCTGCGCTCAAAATCCGAGTTACTTAGAAAACTACAACCTCGACTCCGAGCACTGCATAATTACATTAGGGAGAATGAGCGGATTGTAGTTCTGCTCGATGAAGATCGAGAGGATTGCCGCGAGATTAAACAGCAATTAGAGAACATCGCGCAGTCGGCAGGATTCAATACTAAGAGCCAAAGAGACAGTGTCGGGCGCTTCGTTTTGGTAA
Proteins encoded:
- a CDS encoding DUF4276 family protein, translating into MHIHFFVEEGSMEAALHNLVPKMIPANVTFSVYNLRSKSELLRKLQPRLRALHNYIRENERIVVLLDEDREDCREIKQQLENIAQSAGFNTKSQRDSVGRFVLVNRIVIEELEAWFFGDENAVVSAYPRVRVFSAREPYRNPDAIKGGTCEALGRLLKYHGYHTGGFPKIEVARS